One window from the genome of Blastopirellula retiformator encodes:
- a CDS encoding AAA family ATPase translates to MSEKLQVLIVTPSESLRTELRDLLKSIDSVGSAPLVASDNRQGLELARTRSPQLAIVELSANTVPAQSFAREMSAVAPDTMVVGLLKPEFFASAPSESRLLIDSLRSGLKDFLNYPVSKGELEELIRRLGNETRRSPAQLGAVFSFISNKGGVGKSTLSVNAAAALAQRHPDRVLLVDASLQLGVAASLLDLQPTSTLTDAAREQNRLDQTLLEQLTIRHSSGLHLLAAPKNPIEATRVTEEILTQVLTLGRRTYDYVIVDTFPVFDAITVALLDLTTRAYVVSENVVPTLLGAASLIELLDQLAFPSDHVEVIINRFQNLSGSLGREDIAARIGRNVDWVLPYDKRVISAANLGRPIIEYSPTFFKFRRTLAQLVDSMEEVVGHANSNGSTLERFQAEFVQTLGEGE, encoded by the coding sequence ATGTCCGAGAAACTCCAAGTCCTTATCGTCACTCCCAGCGAAAGCTTGCGTACCGAGCTGCGCGATTTGCTGAAGTCGATTGACTCAGTCGGGTCGGCGCCGTTGGTCGCATCGGACAATCGCCAGGGGTTGGAACTGGCCAGGACACGTTCTCCGCAGTTGGCGATCGTGGAGCTTTCGGCCAACACGGTTCCGGCGCAGTCTTTCGCGCGTGAGATGTCGGCGGTCGCTCCCGATACGATGGTCGTGGGCCTGCTGAAGCCGGAGTTTTTCGCCAGCGCCCCGTCGGAAAGTCGCCTGTTAATTGACTCGCTCCGGAGCGGTTTAAAAGACTTTTTGAACTATCCCGTTTCCAAGGGAGAACTGGAAGAACTGATCCGCCGGCTTGGCAACGAGACGCGCCGCAGTCCCGCCCAGTTGGGCGCGGTTTTCTCCTTCATCAGCAACAAGGGAGGCGTCGGCAAATCAACTCTTTCGGTCAATGCGGCGGCGGCCCTGGCGCAGCGCCATCCGGATCGCGTGCTGCTGGTCGACGCTTCATTACAATTGGGTGTCGCGGCATCGCTGCTTGATTTGCAACCGACGTCGACGCTGACCGACGCCGCACGGGAGCAGAACCGACTTGACCAGACGCTGCTGGAACAATTGACGATTCGCCATTCGAGCGGACTTCACTTGCTGGCAGCGCCGAAGAACCCGATCGAAGCGACCCGCGTTACCGAAGAGATTTTGACGCAGGTGCTGACCCTGGGACGTCGCACTTACGACTATGTCATCGTCGATACTTTTCCGGTTTTCGACGCGATCACGGTGGCGCTGCTCGACTTGACGACCCGCGCTTACGTCGTCAGCGAAAACGTGGTGCCAACGCTGCTGGGCGCGGCGAGTTTGATCGAACTGCTCGACCAGCTTGCGTTTCCCTCCGACCATGTCGAAGTGATCATCAACCGATTTCAAAACTTGAGCGGCAGTCTGGGGCGTGAAGATATCGCCGCCCGCATCGGCCGCAACGTCGACTGGGTTCTTCCGTACGACAAGCGGGTGATCTCGGCCGCCAATCTGGGAAGGCCGATCATCGAATACTCGCCAACCTTTTTCAAATTTCGGCGGACGCTCGCCCAGTTGGTCGACTCGATGGAAGAGGTCGTTGGCCACGCCAATTCGAATGGATCGACGCTGGAACGTTTCCAAGCCGAATTTGTGCAAACGCTGGGCGAAGGAGAGTAA
- a CDS encoding CpaF family protein, which translates to MKDDARRLLGSQSANLPLERIRVREKFGQESPAPLIEERGAVNYLNVKSNLHQSLLDDLDRRNLIGAGEDQLAELVQDFVDQAIDSGDLPLNDAERERLTADLLEETLGVGPLAALMADPAITDILVNGPFQIYVERFGLLELTSVRFRDDDHLIRIIQRIASRVGRRIDEGSPMVDARLPDGSRVNATLPPATIDGPTLSIRRFGRRRLRCQDLLQLGAFSDDMYSFLQWLVLNRRNILVSGGTGSGKSTLLGAVAEAIPRRERVITIEDAAELVLDQTHVVRMETRPVNIEGRGRISARDLVINALRMRPDRIIVGEVRGAEALDMLQAMNTGHDGSLTTIHSNSPRDALSRLETMVLTAGIELPSRAIREQIASAIQVVVHVRRYEDGTRRIESIAEIVGMEGGVFQLQEIFQFQRTGRDGKRIIGSFEPTGIIPRVVDQMRRLGLEAPIDLFQRRTP; encoded by the coding sequence ATGAAAGACGACGCTCGCCGTCTACTCGGCTCTCAGTCCGCCAACTTACCGCTGGAACGGATCCGCGTTCGTGAAAAGTTTGGGCAAGAATCCCCTGCCCCGCTAATCGAAGAGCGAGGCGCAGTCAACTACCTGAACGTCAAGTCGAACCTGCACCAATCGTTGCTGGATGATCTCGATCGCCGCAACTTGATTGGCGCTGGCGAAGATCAACTTGCCGAGCTTGTGCAAGACTTCGTCGACCAGGCGATCGATTCAGGCGATCTGCCGCTGAATGATGCTGAACGGGAGCGGCTGACCGCCGACCTGTTGGAAGAGACGCTGGGCGTTGGTCCGCTGGCGGCGCTTATGGCTGATCCAGCCATTACCGATATCTTGGTTAATGGTCCCTTTCAGATCTACGTCGAGCGTTTTGGCCTGTTGGAGCTGACCAGCGTCCGCTTTCGCGACGACGATCACTTGATTCGGATCATCCAGCGCATCGCCTCGCGCGTGGGCCGACGAATCGATGAAGGTTCGCCGATGGTTGACGCCCGGCTTCCTGATGGGAGTCGTGTGAACGCGACTCTTCCGCCGGCGACGATCGATGGCCCGACCCTTTCGATTCGGCGCTTTGGCCGTCGCCGACTGCGCTGTCAGGACTTGCTGCAACTCGGCGCCTTTTCGGACGACATGTACTCGTTCTTGCAATGGCTGGTGCTAAACCGCCGCAATATTCTCGTCTCAGGCGGTACCGGTTCCGGTAAGTCGACGCTGTTGGGCGCCGTCGCCGAAGCGATCCCGAGGCGTGAGCGGGTCATCACCATCGAAGACGCGGCGGAACTGGTGCTCGACCAGACGCACGTCGTGCGGATGGAAACGCGGCCCGTCAATATCGAAGGACGAGGCCGAATCTCGGCCCGCGACTTGGTGATCAACGCGCTGCGGATGCGGCCTGACCGGATCATCGTCGGCGAAGTCCGCGGAGCCGAAGCGCTCGACATGCTGCAGGCGATGAACACTGGCCATGACGGCAGCTTGACGACGATTCACTCCAACAGTCCGCGTGATGCGCTCTCGCGACTGGAAACGATGGTGCTAACCGCGGGGATTGAACTTCCTTCCCGCGCGATTCGAGAACAGATCGCGTCGGCGATTCAAGTCGTCGTGCACGTTCGCCGCTACGAAGATGGAACGCGGCGGATCGAGTCGATCGCCGAAATCGTCGGGATGGAAGGTGGAGTGTTTCAACTTCAGGAGATCTTCCAGTTCCAACGGACCGGACGAGACGGCAAACGGATCATCGGTTCGTTTGAGCCGACAGGGATCATTCCCCGCGTCGTCGACCAAATGCGGCGACTTGGCTTGGAAGCGCCCATCGACTTATTTCAAAGGCGCACACCGTGA
- a CDS encoding type II secretion system F family protein: MIPFGLLVLLVGAIGGIAWRFQYARTQSIARDRFAAPPDDADAAPIRRRNLRPVIGRFYWVSLVAGILAAIVLFFLVGASLVISSTIGIIAALLTFMLEIQIAEFRRAKLETQLAEAIDLMVGALGAGAGVNTAMSVALEETRDPLRSLLRDVIERIRYGDDPEVVFQDVSARVPMETFLLFSSALSVHWDVGGSLAPTMASVGRTIRDRIEIARQIRSNIAQSNISTVAIIGLTYFIAAVMWRNSPEPTVEFVTSPTGEFFVAGSMLLQAVGIVWMYLMSRAKF; the protein is encoded by the coding sequence GTGATACCGTTCGGATTGCTCGTCCTGTTGGTCGGCGCGATCGGCGGCATCGCGTGGCGGTTTCAGTATGCGCGGACGCAGTCGATCGCCAGGGATCGTTTCGCCGCTCCGCCGGACGATGCCGACGCGGCGCCGATTCGCCGGAGAAACCTGCGGCCTGTCATCGGTCGCTTCTATTGGGTCTCGCTGGTCGCCGGCATTTTGGCGGCGATCGTCCTCTTTTTTCTGGTCGGCGCCAGTTTGGTCATCTCCAGCACGATCGGCATCATCGCCGCCCTGCTGACGTTCATGCTGGAAATCCAGATCGCCGAGTTTCGGAGAGCGAAGCTGGAAACCCAATTGGCCGAAGCGATCGACTTGATGGTTGGCGCCCTTGGCGCCGGAGCTGGCGTCAACACGGCGATGAGCGTCGCTCTCGAAGAAACTCGCGATCCGCTCCGTTCACTCTTGCGGGACGTGATCGAACGAATCCGGTATGGCGACGATCCAGAAGTCGTTTTTCAAGACGTCAGTGCGCGGGTACCGATGGAGACGTTTCTCCTCTTTTCCTCGGCGCTTTCGGTCCACTGGGATGTCGGCGGAAGTTTGGCGCCGACGATGGCTTCGGTCGGACGGACAATTCGCGACCGGATCGAGATCGCACGTCAAATTCGCTCAAACATCGCTCAGTCGAACATTTCGACCGTCGCGATTATCGGCCTGACTTACTTCATCGCCGCGGTGATGTGGCGCAATAGTCCCGAGCCAACGGTTGAGTTCGTCACCTCCCCAACCGGCGAGTTCTTCGTTGCCGGGTCGATGCTGCTGCAGGCAGTCGGCATCGTCTGGATGTACTTGATGAGCCGCGCAAAGTTCTGA
- a CDS encoding tetratricopeptide repeat protein: MTNPFTKQTVLIFSMLAICSVGCSAIPLKSPLSGKTSTALGDSTLPPKDAAKVCVSTAKQLHQRGEFAQAAAMLERGRTLAPKGYDYSRHLAALYSNLEIAEKAEAEYQLALSASPQDADLWNDYGYFQYRQNQFAAAEKSFRQALSIDPQHEKASMNLSVALVSMDRLPEAYERFEKIVGPAAAHQNIGVLLAKQGRTTEAETAFNHAIRLEPNTKIAHAFLNSLEKQKLDAARAQQRLATSEDGMAVYR, from the coding sequence ATGACGAACCCATTCACCAAACAGACCGTTCTTATCTTCAGCATGTTGGCTATTTGTAGCGTTGGCTGTTCCGCCATTCCGCTGAAGTCGCCGCTGTCAGGTAAGACGTCAACCGCGCTGGGCGATTCAACTTTGCCGCCGAAGGACGCCGCCAAAGTTTGCGTTTCGACTGCCAAACAGCTGCACCAGCGGGGTGAATTTGCCCAAGCCGCGGCGATGCTAGAACGAGGACGAACGCTGGCGCCCAAGGGTTACGACTATTCGCGTCATCTGGCGGCGCTTTATAGCAACCTGGAGATTGCCGAAAAGGCGGAAGCGGAGTACCAACTGGCGCTGTCCGCATCGCCCCAAGACGCGGATCTCTGGAACGACTACGGCTATTTTCAATATCGCCAGAATCAATTCGCCGCAGCCGAAAAGTCATTCCGCCAAGCGCTGAGCATCGATCCACAGCACGAGAAGGCCAGTATGAATCTCTCGGTCGCGTTGGTCAGCATGGACCGTCTGCCGGAAGCGTACGAGCGCTTCGAGAAAATTGTCGGTCCCGCCGCCGCGCATCAGAACATTGGCGTTTTGCTCGCCAAGCAAGGTCGAACGACCGAGGCGGAAACCGCCTTCAATCACGCGATTCGACTAGAGCCAAACACGAAGATTGCCCACGCGTTTCTGAACAGCTTGGAAAAACAAAAGTTAGACGCCGCTCGCGCACAGCAAAGACTGGCGACCAGTGAAGATGGCATGGCGGTCTATCGCTAG
- a CDS encoding CpaB family protein, whose product MARNAPPARRSIWLPLFLLGGVSLLAVGGSVAALAAMGVELPFLQAAKPPMIRIPSSVRPIAAYERVSRNDLIHPEKGQIHYLEMPVNSAIGAQIVGANLSGEKITGRVAGVEQREYQGNVYPFFVLAEGGEIPLPNADEIGGAYLNPQDVIGRVVANEKSPGFGFTESNFLPKGTRPGLVGGVPPGMKAITLLASKLAGVHSLNLGDRIDLLATLDVDRLSPNSSLGSRTSATSLPRSSDKRGAKKDGPKEARLIAVDAQVISPVFRRAKVVTSSSLTQGTTGRNVPVEEVTLAVHEADVPAVTEASVMDCEIAVIAHSARPEPEEAAPPEGMVSVPLNPRRAIPYSQIQEADLWPTGTRTPRTILIAQAEVARMGILTEPNEIVGRVLKAAKPPGTFFTEADFYPIGTTAGLTAAVPTGYRAFTLDAALLDGIAALQLGDRFDLIASRSIDFQKVAQKIGGSDIMLATAIRDGALKLDGSVQMETLLRNAIVIAPPGSTALRYHGSKISSNGKQAAQPMVIALSPAETTKLTEALASEMHLTAVARRDDESEIPPAADPLDGVRTLDAVVGRKRQTLVFLTDEQTGPAQPLDLQGLLPAKEE is encoded by the coding sequence ATGGCTCGTAACGCACCACCTGCTCGTCGCTCCATCTGGCTTCCCCTTTTTCTGCTGGGGGGCGTATCGCTGCTGGCCGTCGGCGGTTCGGTCGCCGCTTTGGCGGCGATGGGGGTGGAGTTGCCCTTCTTGCAGGCGGCCAAGCCGCCGATGATCCGGATTCCGTCGTCGGTACGGCCGATCGCCGCCTACGAGCGGGTGAGCCGTAACGATTTGATCCATCCCGAGAAAGGGCAAATCCACTACTTGGAGATGCCGGTCAACTCGGCGATCGGCGCCCAGATCGTTGGCGCCAATCTTTCCGGTGAGAAGATCACGGGGCGCGTTGCGGGCGTCGAACAGCGCGAATACCAGGGCAACGTCTACCCCTTCTTCGTCTTGGCCGAAGGTGGCGAGATTCCGCTTCCCAATGCCGACGAAATCGGCGGCGCCTATTTGAATCCACAAGACGTGATCGGCCGAGTCGTCGCCAACGAAAAGTCGCCCGGCTTTGGCTTCACCGAATCGAACTTTTTGCCGAAGGGAACCCGTCCCGGCCTCGTCGGCGGCGTTCCGCCCGGTATGAAGGCGATCACGCTGCTGGCGTCGAAGCTGGCTGGCGTCCATAGCTTGAACCTGGGAGATCGGATCGATCTGTTGGCGACGCTTGATGTCGATCGGTTGAGCCCCAACAGTTCGCTCGGCTCTCGAACTTCGGCCACTTCGCTTCCGCGCAGCAGCGACAAGCGGGGTGCGAAAAAGGATGGGCCGAAAGAGGCCCGCCTGATCGCGGTCGACGCGCAGGTGATTTCGCCCGTCTTTCGCCGCGCGAAAGTGGTCACATCCTCTTCGCTGACGCAAGGAACGACTGGGCGCAACGTACCGGTGGAAGAAGTGACGCTGGCGGTGCACGAGGCGGATGTTCCGGCCGTGACCGAAGCAAGCGTCATGGACTGCGAGATCGCCGTGATCGCCCACTCGGCCCGTCCGGAACCGGAGGAAGCGGCGCCGCCGGAAGGCATGGTAAGCGTTCCGCTGAATCCGCGGCGGGCGATTCCTTACAGCCAAATTCAAGAGGCTGACTTGTGGCCGACCGGCACGCGTACTCCCCGCACGATACTCATCGCGCAGGCAGAAGTTGCTCGGATGGGAATTTTGACCGAGCCAAATGAGATCGTTGGTCGCGTATTAAAAGCGGCCAAGCCGCCGGGTACATTTTTCACCGAAGCCGACTTCTATCCGATCGGCACGACCGCGGGACTGACGGCGGCGGTGCCGACCGGGTATCGCGCGTTTACGCTCGACGCCGCGCTCCTCGACGGTATTGCGGCGCTGCAGTTGGGCGATCGCTTCGACCTGATCGCCAGCCGGTCGATCGACTTCCAAAAGGTCGCCCAAAAGATCGGCGGTAGCGACATCATGCTGGCGACGGCGATTCGAGACGGGGCGCTCAAACTGGATGGCTCGGTGCAGATGGAAACGCTGCTCCGCAATGCGATCGTGATCGCTCCACCAGGCTCGACCGCGCTGCGATATCACGGCTCGAAGATCAGCAGCAATGGCAAACAGGCGGCCCAACCGATGGTGATCGCCCTTTCCCCTGCCGAAACGACAAAACTGACCGAGGCGCTGGCGTCCGAGATGCACCTGACCGCCGTCGCCCGTCGCGACGACGAGAGCGAGATCCCGCCAGCGGCCGACCCACTGGACGGCGTACGAACGCTTGACGCGGTCGTCGGCCGCAAACGCCAGACGCTGGTCTTTCTGACCGACGAACAAACCGGCCCCGCCCAACCGCTCGACCTGCAGGGATTACTGCCGGCGAAGGAGGAGTAG
- a CDS encoding type II secretion system F family protein, with amino-acid sequence MAYFYLFTIWMLLAGGGWVVWSRFTRSETARQRLFASAADSPEVAQTDLRQMGLFRRWLYRAGFRGASDPTIFLTATSFSILFGIGAATLFVFAGFQETFVASVQLIPGGTGEVFLPAAYLSPWILGISTACLPWLYVRRARRTRVQEFDQDLPLALDLLSTLSESGLGFDVAISRILDTRLGDRPLGKELRSYQADLLAGRSRIECLRRLAWRVNVSGVTILTSALVQAEQIGMGIAEVLRRQALDMRSRRREKANMFALSLATKRMFPLVICFLPGLFVWTLGPVFIELIQMADAFVRVRDF; translated from the coding sequence ATGGCATATTTCTATCTCTTTACCATTTGGATGTTGCTTGCCGGCGGCGGTTGGGTCGTTTGGAGTCGCTTTACGCGATCCGAAACGGCTCGCCAGCGTCTATTCGCCAGCGCCGCCGATTCGCCGGAAGTCGCCCAGACCGATCTGCGGCAGATGGGCCTGTTTCGTCGCTGGTTGTATCGAGCCGGATTTCGCGGAGCGTCCGATCCAACAATCTTTCTGACGGCGACTTCGTTCTCGATCCTGTTTGGCATTGGCGCCGCCACGCTCTTCGTTTTTGCAGGCTTTCAGGAAACGTTTGTCGCCAGCGTTCAGTTGATCCCAGGCGGAACCGGGGAAGTTTTCCTGCCAGCCGCGTACCTATCCCCTTGGATTTTGGGAATCTCTACCGCTTGCCTACCTTGGCTCTACGTCCGGCGAGCGCGCCGAACGCGGGTACAAGAATTTGATCAAGATCTGCCGCTCGCTCTCGATCTCTTGTCGACGCTAAGCGAATCGGGGCTTGGGTTTGACGTTGCGATCTCCCGAATACTCGATACGCGTCTCGGCGATCGCCCACTGGGAAAAGAACTGCGGAGCTACCAGGCGGACCTGCTGGCCGGGCGATCGCGCATCGAGTGCCTGCGGCGATTGGCCTGGCGAGTCAACGTCAGCGGCGTCACCATCCTGACGTCGGCGCTGGTGCAAGCGGAACAGATTGGCATGGGGATCGCTGAAGTGTTGCGGCGTCAAGCGCTTGACATGCGCTCGCGACGCCGTGAGAAGGCAAACATGTTCGCGCTCAGCCTAGCGACGAAGCGGATGTTTCCCCTCGTGATTTGCTTTTTGCCCGGACTTTTTGTTTGGACATTGGGGCCGGTCTTTATTGAGTTAATTCAAATGGCGGACGCCTTCGTACGGGTCCGAGACTTTTAG
- a CDS encoding TadE/TadG family type IV pilus assembly protein — protein sequence MRRKNRGGYTLVLFVLLLWAMFGLAALVIDFGLARVTQQRMQDATDAAALEGLRYAESAQGKEKAQSIATANFLHEIGESVPEYNQAEIVFSGGLGGEDLLASQLIEDPTGRRWVPYPRTNDSSADLYYNDEKTEFTAHLIRDGQTPTDANNFGPRSPYLFARASVRPSEGVIGIPLRSESQATLQPVTTLASSTTLTGSPEVRYAVDIATVDADPSAPWVYEELTGNTSDFTYRIADELPFERTLIDGTPEEDGYVVFYQSVPSAEEGEPNDQRVVGFGYWSDDSQQQQDSLRGPAHFSTAKPQPIVKSWTQEGEAARNAFQTKFDYLKSNNYLLKAPVLAPSPTPYP from the coding sequence ATGCGCCGGAAGAATCGTGGTGGATATACGCTGGTGTTGTTCGTGTTGCTTCTCTGGGCGATGTTCGGACTGGCGGCGCTCGTCATTGACTTTGGACTAGCCCGGGTAACGCAGCAGCGGATGCAAGATGCGACCGATGCGGCGGCGCTGGAAGGATTGCGCTATGCGGAATCGGCCCAAGGCAAAGAAAAAGCTCAATCGATCGCGACAGCCAATTTCCTTCACGAGATCGGCGAATCGGTTCCGGAATACAATCAGGCTGAAATCGTTTTCTCGGGAGGGCTGGGAGGAGAAGACCTGTTGGCGAGCCAGCTGATTGAAGATCCAACGGGGCGTCGCTGGGTTCCCTATCCGCGCACCAACGACAGTTCGGCCGATCTCTACTACAACGACGAAAAGACGGAGTTTACCGCACACTTGATTCGTGACGGCCAAACCCCAACCGATGCCAACAACTTTGGGCCACGGTCTCCCTATCTATTTGCCAGAGCGTCCGTCCGCCCCAGCGAGGGCGTGATTGGAATTCCCCTTAGGTCGGAGAGCCAAGCGACCCTGCAACCAGTTACGACGCTCGCAAGTTCGACGACGCTGACGGGTAGCCCTGAAGTACGCTACGCCGTTGATATCGCAACGGTTGACGCCGATCCGTCGGCGCCTTGGGTCTACGAAGAATTGACGGGAAATACGAGCGACTTCACATACCGCATCGCCGACGAATTACCGTTCGAACGGACGCTGATCGATGGGACTCCGGAAGAAGACGGCTACGTCGTTTTCTACCAATCGGTTCCTTCCGCGGAAGAAGGTGAGCCGAATGATCAACGCGTCGTCGGGTTCGGATATTGGAGCGACGATTCACAGCAGCAACAGGATTCTCTGCGGGGACCGGCACACTTTTCGACGGCAAAACCGCAACCGATTGTGAAGTCTTGGACTCAAGAGGGCGAGGCGGCTCGGAACGCATTTCAAACGAAGTTCGACTACCTAAAAAGCAACAACTATCTCCTAAAAGCTCCCGTCCTCGCCCCTTCGCCAACTCCCTATCCCTAA
- a CDS encoding type II and III secretion system protein family protein, which produces MINRPGRKNGFFLATMVGAALLISPLFAQYPAQAPRYPGKLYEFASQPDQEVRIAQATGPQRIESIPPLPAAAVNQPPIDRLEQLEELPPGLRAPTPNADTQRLYGNFVREIIDSQNVLELVLGRPRILVFNETPIRIYLPDERVATYQVISDREISIVGNNAGTTVLNIWVPDADAPDKQRVLSYFVRVAPEVASRESLEQRYKRLEQEINKGFPESYVQLSFIGNRLIVRGEAKDAVEATQILEVLAVNSPTSQASYDEANPLEIREQYIRNATDQLVQDEIQDLGQRLRRANVVNLMKIPGEQQVMLRVTVAEVNRNALRQIGADMQIGNSGDVSFLSLLLPATLGSITGGNLAVDSADFKLALNALRDMGYARTLAEPNLTTLNGQAAMFRAGDTFPVPLAESSFGGTAQGVSQEFVGVDVNFIPYITDRDRVRLIIQGSVSARDDQTSANVGGTDVPGTNTRDFSTTVELRDGQTLAIGGLMQTTLQTNDQRVPFLGDIPVVGTLFSNKSTSAQEQELVIIVTPQLVHPLEQCMTPPLPGADVFEPTDIEFFLGNRLESHRARDFRSSVRTDFGKQLAGERCHEAQFLIGPTGQSFNCCNQPMLFK; this is translated from the coding sequence TTGATCAATCGCCCAGGACGAAAGAACGGTTTCTTCTTGGCCACGATGGTCGGCGCTGCGCTCTTGATCAGCCCGCTCTTCGCCCAATATCCAGCGCAGGCGCCACGGTATCCGGGGAAACTCTATGAGTTTGCTTCCCAGCCGGATCAAGAGGTTCGGATCGCACAAGCGACCGGTCCCCAGCGAATTGAGTCAATTCCTCCCCTTCCTGCGGCCGCCGTCAACCAACCGCCGATCGATCGCCTGGAACAACTCGAAGAACTTCCGCCAGGACTGCGAGCGCCAACCCCCAACGCCGATACGCAACGCCTGTATGGCAACTTCGTCCGGGAGATCATCGATTCTCAGAACGTTCTCGAGTTAGTGCTTGGGCGTCCGCGAATACTGGTCTTCAACGAAACGCCGATCCGTATCTATTTGCCTGACGAACGGGTCGCCACCTACCAAGTTATCTCGGATCGGGAGATCTCAATCGTCGGCAATAACGCCGGCACAACGGTCCTGAACATCTGGGTCCCCGACGCCGACGCCCCCGACAAGCAGCGCGTGCTGAGCTATTTTGTCCGCGTCGCTCCTGAGGTAGCGTCTAGGGAAAGCCTGGAACAAAGGTATAAGCGACTCGAACAGGAAATCAATAAAGGCTTTCCGGAAAGCTACGTGCAGCTTAGCTTCATCGGCAACCGCCTGATCGTTCGCGGCGAAGCGAAAGACGCGGTCGAGGCGACGCAAATTTTGGAGGTCCTGGCGGTCAACAGCCCGACGAGCCAAGCCTCCTACGACGAAGCGAACCCCTTGGAAATTCGCGAGCAGTACATCCGCAACGCCACCGATCAGTTGGTACAAGACGAGATCCAAGATCTCGGTCAGCGTCTACGCCGCGCCAACGTCGTCAATCTGATGAAAATTCCCGGCGAACAGCAGGTAATGCTCCGCGTAACCGTCGCCGAAGTCAATCGAAACGCGCTACGTCAAATTGGCGCCGATATGCAGATCGGCAATTCAGGAGACGTTAGCTTTCTCTCGCTGCTCCTTCCAGCGACCTTGGGGTCGATTACCGGCGGCAACCTAGCGGTCGACTCCGCCGACTTCAAACTGGCGCTCAACGCCCTCCGCGACATGGGTTACGCCCGCACGCTGGCCGAGCCGAACCTGACGACGCTCAACGGCCAAGCGGCGATGTTCCGGGCTGGCGATACCTTCCCGGTTCCCCTGGCCGAATCGAGCTTTGGCGGAACCGCCCAAGGCGTCTCGCAGGAATTTGTCGGCGTTGACGTCAACTTCATTCCGTATATCACCGATCGGGATCGCGTTCGCTTAATCATCCAAGGAAGCGTCAGCGCCCGTGACGATCAAACGTCGGCCAACGTCGGCGGCACTGACGTACCAGGCACCAACACCCGCGACTTTTCGACGACGGTCGAACTTCGCGATGGGCAGACCCTGGCGATCGGCGGGTTGATGCAAACGACGCTGCAAACCAACGATCAGCGAGTCCCTTTCTTGGGCGACATACCGGTTGTCGGCACGCTTTTCTCCAATAAGTCGACGTCGGCCCAAGAGCAGGAGCTGGTGATCATCGTCACGCCGCAGTTGGTTCATCCGCTGGAACAGTGCATGACGCCGCCGCTGCCCGGCGCCGACGTGTTTGAACCGACCGATATCGAATTCTTCCTCGGAAATCGCTTGGAGAGTCATCGAGCCCGCGATTTCCGAAGTTCGGTTCGTACCGATTTCGGCAAACAGCTTGCCGGAGAGCGATGTCATGAAGCGCAGTTCTTAATCGGCCCGACCGGTCAAAGCTTTAACTGCTGCAATCAACCGATGCTGTTCAAATAG
- a CDS encoding DUF192 domain-containing protein yields the protein MGFSTGQLVDAEDGEILLPRLYLAADFWHRFRGLQLHRPLEDDEGLLLYPCRSVHTCFLRFSLDLHFFASNGRWLGEQLNVRPFRASAGVRDAAIVIETNSRCQRRFHPDRPVQVALNSAYSRHLPVELLRSC from the coding sequence ATGGGATTCTCCACGGGACAACTCGTTGACGCGGAAGATGGTGAGATCCTGTTGCCGCGGCTCTATCTGGCGGCCGACTTCTGGCATCGCTTTCGCGGCCTGCAACTGCATCGTCCCCTCGAAGACGACGAAGGCCTCCTCCTCTATCCATGCCGATCGGTTCACACCTGCTTTCTTCGCTTCTCGCTTGACCTCCATTTCTTTGCTAGCAATGGCCGCTGGTTGGGAGAACAGCTCAACGTTCGCCCCTTTCGGGCTAGTGCCGGAGTACGGGATGCGGCGATCGTGATCGAGACCAATTCGCGCTGCCAGCGACGCTTTCATCCCGATCGCCCTGTCCAAGTGGCGTTAAACTCCGCCTATTCCCGCCATCTCCCGGTCGAGCTTCTTCGCTCCTGCTAG